The Pan paniscus chromosome 12, NHGRI_mPanPan1-v2.0_pri, whole genome shotgun sequence genome window below encodes:
- the ANKRD23 gene encoding ankyrin repeat domain-containing protein 23 — MVTIPSRDLRRISLPFPVAGGAHSVPGERLVSGERVEGKVLGFGHGVPDPGAWPSDWRRGPQEAVAREKLKLEEEKKKKLERFNSTRFNLDNLADLENLVQRRKKRLRHRVPPRKPEPLVKPQPQAQVEPVGLEMFLKAAAENQEYLIDKYLTDRGDPNAHDKLHRTALHWACLKGHSQLVNKLLVAGATVDARDLLDRTPVFWACRGGHLDILKQLLNQGARVNARDKIGSTPLHVAVRTRHPDCLEHLIECGAHLNAQDKEGDTALHEAVRHGSYKAMKLLLLYGAELGVRNAASVTPVQLARDWQRGIREALQAHVAHPRTRC; from the exons ATGGTTACTATTCCATCCCGGGACCTGAGGCGGATCAGTCTCCCCTTTCCTGTGGCTGGAGGGGCACACTCCGTCCCTGGAGAGCGTCTG GTAAGTGGAGAAAGAGTTGAAGGGAAAGTGTTGGGATTTGGACATGGAGTTCCTGACCCTGGAGCCTGGCCTAGTGACTGGAGGAGGGGCCCCCAAGAGGCTGTGGCCCGGGAGAAGCTGAAattggaagaagagaagaagaagaaa CTTGAAAGATTTAACAGTACCAGATTTAATCTGGATAACCTGGCTGACTTGGAAAACTTGGTTCAAAGACGGAAAAAGCGACTGAGACACAGAGTCCCCCCCAGGAAACCTGAGCCCCTGGTTAAG CCGCAGCCCCAGGCCCAGGTGGAGCCTGTGGGCCTGGAGATGTTCCTGAAGGCAGCTGCTGAGAACCAGGAGTACCTGATTGACAAGTACCTGACAGACAGAGGGGACCCCAATGCTCATGACAAG CTCCACCGCACCGCCTTGCACTGGGCCTGTCTGAAGGGTCACAGCCAGCTGGTGAACAAGCTGCTGGTGGCAGGTGCCACAGTGGACGCGCGAGACTTG CTGGACAGGACACCTGTGTTCTGGGCCTGCCGCGGAGGACATCTGGACATCCTCAAACAGCTGCTTAACCAGGGAGCCCGGGTCAATGCCCGGGACAAG ATCGGGAGCACCCCCCTGCACGTGGCAGTGCGCACCCGGCACCCCGACTGCCTGGAGCACCTCATCGAGTGTGGCGCCCACCTGAACGCACAGGATAAG GAAGGGGACACGGCTCTGCACGAGGCCGTGCGGCACGGCAGCTACAAAGCCATGAAGCTACTGCTGCTCTATGGGGCCGAGCTGGGGGTGCGGAACGCG GCCTCCGTGACCCCGGTGCAGCTGGCTCGAGACTGGCAGCGCGGCATCCGGGAGGCCCTGCAGGCCCACGTGGCGCATCCCCGCACCCGGTGCTGA